In Actinomadura citrea, a single window of DNA contains:
- the gcvPA gene encoding aminomethyl-transferring glycine dehydrogenase subunit GcvPA: MNAHPYIPNSVPEVKREMLAAIGARSVEDFYADVPGRIRLDRPLDLPPPLRSEAELVRHVGGLLRRNTSAEEALSFLGAGCYHHHVPAVVEEVVNRSEFLTAYAGEPYEDHGRFQALWEYQSLMGELLEMDVVSVPVYDGHQAAATALRMAGRITGRRRLLLVTAVAPDKLSKIKDYVRPDHDVVVVPVDPATGLADPAAVRAELAAGDVAAVFAEAPSASGILDPALPSLAEMAHEAGGLYVVGCNPISLGAVTPPAGYGADIVCGDVQPLGLPMSYGGMNGGFIATRDEELYVGEFPSRLFGLAPTSVEGEYGFGDVAYERTSFAVREQGKEWVGTAAALNGIAAGVYLALMGPQGMREVAETILANTRYALDRLAGVPGVETPYADAPHFADFTLRFTGPQTSAEIGEALLEHGIFGGRVLSETDALYCVTEIHTKDDIDRLAETLQEIAK, encoded by the coding sequence ATGAACGCGCACCCCTACATCCCGAACTCGGTGCCCGAGGTGAAGCGGGAGATGCTGGCGGCGATCGGCGCGCGGAGCGTCGAGGACTTCTACGCGGACGTGCCCGGCCGGATCCGGCTGGACCGCCCGTTGGACCTGCCGCCTCCGCTGCGCTCCGAGGCCGAGCTGGTCCGGCACGTCGGTGGGCTGCTGCGGCGCAACACCAGCGCGGAGGAGGCGCTGAGCTTCCTCGGCGCCGGGTGCTACCACCACCATGTGCCCGCGGTGGTGGAGGAGGTGGTCAACCGGAGCGAGTTCCTCACCGCGTACGCGGGCGAGCCGTATGAGGACCACGGCCGTTTCCAGGCGCTGTGGGAGTACCAGTCGCTGATGGGCGAGCTGTTGGAGATGGACGTCGTGAGCGTGCCGGTGTACGACGGCCACCAGGCCGCCGCCACCGCGCTGCGCATGGCGGGACGGATCACCGGCCGCCGCAGGCTGCTGCTGGTGACGGCCGTCGCCCCGGACAAGCTGTCCAAGATCAAGGACTATGTCCGTCCCGACCACGACGTGGTCGTCGTGCCGGTGGATCCCGCCACCGGGCTGGCCGACCCGGCCGCGGTGCGGGCGGAGCTGGCGGCCGGGGACGTCGCGGCGGTGTTCGCCGAGGCGCCCTCGGCGTCGGGGATCCTGGATCCCGCGCTCCCGTCGCTGGCCGAGATGGCGCACGAGGCGGGGGGCCTGTACGTCGTGGGCTGCAACCCGATCTCGCTGGGAGCGGTGACCCCGCCGGCGGGGTACGGCGCCGACATCGTCTGCGGCGACGTCCAGCCGCTCGGGCTGCCCATGAGCTACGGCGGGATGAACGGCGGCTTCATCGCCACGCGGGACGAGGAACTCTACGTGGGCGAGTTCCCCTCCCGGCTGTTCGGCCTGGCTCCCACCAGTGTCGAGGGCGAGTACGGCTTCGGCGACGTGGCCTACGAGCGCACCTCCTTCGCCGTCCGCGAGCAGGGCAAGGAGTGGGTGGGCACGGCCGCCGCCCTGAACGGCATCGCCGCCGGGGTCTACCTGGCGCTGATGGGGCCGCAGGGCATGCGCGAGGTCGCGGAGACGATCCTGGCGAACACCCGCTACGCGCTGGACCGGCTGGCCGGGGTCCCGGGCGTGGAGACCCCCTACGCGGACGCCCCCCACTTCGCCGACTTCACGCTCCGCTTCACCGGCCCGCAGACCTCCGCCGAGATCGGCGAGGCGCTGCTGGAACACGGGATCTTCGGCGGCAGGGTCCTGTCGGAGACCGACGCCCTGTACTGCGTCACCGAGATCCACACCAAGGACGACATCGACCGGCTGGCCGAGACCCTCCAGGAGATCGCCAAGTGA
- the gcvPB gene encoding aminomethyl-transferring glycine dehydrogenase subunit GcvPB yields MKTGPTPSPLTPADARIGPKPPLRRFHQARWDEPLLFELGSPGERGVLPPLPQVPADVVLPDGLRRTSPPALPELSQPQVLRHYLRLSQENLGADFNVDVGQGTCTMKYSPKVNDRFVRDPKVAALHPLQDERTVQGVLEIMYRLEGLLREISGMDRFSLQPGAGSAAIYTNVAMIRAYFAARGEAETRDEVITTIFSHPSNAACARTAGFKVITLYPDADGYPDIEALRRAVGPRTAALLITNPEDTGLFNPRIEEFVRIVHEAGGLCAYDQANANGILGITRARDTGFDLCHFNLHKTFSTPHACGGPAAGACGVSAELAPYLPTPTVEFDGTRYRLDDDRPESVGKIRPFYGVVPNLVRAYAWIMSMGGAGLREAAEVAVLNNNYLMAKVLQIRGASVPYAPGRPRVEQVRYSWERLAEETGVHSEDIGVRAADFGTHYWTSHHPYIVPEPMTLEPTESYSRAELDEYAAILAEVAREAYEDPETVRTAPHRSTVHRAREDVLDDPATWAVTWRAYRRKILGE; encoded by the coding sequence GTGAAGACGGGCCCCACCCCCTCCCCCCTCACCCCCGCCGACGCCAGGATCGGCCCGAAACCCCCGCTGCGCCGGTTCCACCAGGCCCGGTGGGACGAGCCGCTGCTGTTCGAGCTGGGCTCCCCGGGCGAGCGCGGCGTACTGCCGCCCCTCCCGCAGGTGCCCGCGGACGTCGTCCTCCCGGACGGGCTGCGCCGCACCTCGCCCCCCGCACTGCCGGAGCTGTCGCAGCCCCAGGTGCTGCGGCACTACCTGCGGCTGTCCCAGGAGAACCTCGGCGCCGACTTCAACGTCGACGTCGGCCAGGGCACCTGCACCATGAAGTACAGCCCCAAGGTGAACGACCGGTTCGTCCGCGACCCGAAGGTGGCCGCGCTGCACCCGCTGCAGGACGAGCGGACGGTGCAGGGCGTACTGGAGATCATGTACCGGCTGGAGGGGCTGCTGCGGGAGATCTCCGGCATGGACCGGTTCTCGCTCCAGCCGGGCGCCGGCTCCGCCGCGATCTACACCAACGTCGCGATGATCCGCGCCTACTTCGCGGCGCGCGGGGAGGCCGAGACCCGCGACGAGGTCATCACCACGATCTTCTCGCACCCCTCCAACGCGGCGTGCGCCAGAACGGCCGGGTTCAAGGTCATCACCCTGTACCCGGACGCCGACGGCTACCCCGACATCGAGGCGCTCAGGCGGGCGGTCGGCCCCCGCACCGCGGCCCTGCTCATCACCAACCCCGAGGACACCGGGCTGTTCAACCCGCGGATCGAGGAGTTCGTCCGGATCGTGCACGAGGCCGGCGGGCTGTGCGCCTACGACCAGGCCAACGCCAACGGCATCCTCGGCATCACCCGCGCCCGCGACACCGGGTTCGACCTGTGCCACTTCAACCTGCACAAGACGTTCTCCACGCCGCACGCCTGCGGCGGGCCCGCCGCGGGGGCCTGCGGCGTGAGCGCGGAACTCGCCCCCTACCTGCCGACGCCGACCGTCGAGTTCGACGGCACCCGCTACCGCCTGGACGACGACCGTCCCGAGTCGGTCGGGAAGATCCGGCCGTTCTACGGCGTCGTGCCGAACCTGGTGCGCGCCTACGCCTGGATCATGTCGATGGGCGGCGCGGGGCTGCGCGAGGCCGCGGAGGTGGCCGTCCTCAACAACAACTACCTGATGGCGAAGGTGCTCCAGATCCGCGGGGCGTCGGTGCCGTACGCGCCGGGACGGCCGCGGGTCGAGCAGGTCCGCTACAGCTGGGAGCGGCTCGCCGAGGAGACCGGCGTGCACAGCGAGGACATCGGCGTCCGCGCGGCCGACTTCGGCACCCACTACTGGACGAGCCACCACCCGTACATCGTCCCCGAGCCGATGACGCTGGAGCCGACCGAGTCCTACTCCCGGGCCGAGTTGGACGAGTACGCCGCCATCCTCGCCGAGGTGGCCCGCGAGGCCTACGAGGACCCCGAGACCGTCCGGACCGCGCCGCACCGCTCCACCGTGCACCGCGCCCGAGAGGACGTCCTGGACGACCCGGCGACCTGGGCGGTCACCTGGCGCGCGTACCGCCGGAAGATCCTCGGGGAATGA
- a CDS encoding ATP-NAD kinase family protein yields the protein MRIGLVVNPVAGLGGRVGLKGSDGADVQEKARALGATPHASERAVLALAELRSRLGGPFAVPTAGGPMGEHAVLGAGLIPDVRYQPGEPTTAADTVRAATALAPQVDLLLFAGGDGTARNVLDAVGSSVPVLGVPTGVKMHSAVFGATPRAAGEAAALMAAGGVRIRDAEVMDLDEDAVRDGRVSARLYGHVRVPDVPVRVQQRKVGGTVADPSSVAGIAAGLAERTRPSDLLVLGPGTTMRAVAAALGAHVPLMGVNVVAAGGAVVAADVAAAELEALVDTAPAWIAVTPIGGQGFLFGRGNQQISPAVLRAAGRDRLAVVATEAKLASLGGRPLLVDTGDEDLDAGLRGHLPVLTGHGRFAMYPVR from the coding sequence ATGAGGATCGGGCTGGTGGTGAACCCCGTCGCCGGACTCGGCGGCCGCGTCGGCCTCAAGGGCAGCGACGGCGCCGACGTGCAGGAGAAGGCCCGTGCGCTCGGCGCGACGCCGCACGCGTCGGAGCGCGCCGTGCTCGCGCTGGCGGAACTGCGCTCCCGGCTCGGCGGCCCGTTCGCGGTGCCGACCGCGGGCGGCCCCATGGGCGAGCACGCCGTCCTCGGCGCCGGGCTGATCCCCGATGTCCGGTACCAGCCCGGCGAGCCCACCACGGCGGCCGACACCGTGCGCGCGGCGACCGCGCTCGCGCCGCAGGTCGACCTGCTGCTGTTCGCCGGCGGCGACGGGACGGCGCGCAACGTGCTGGACGCGGTCGGGTCCTCGGTTCCCGTGCTCGGCGTGCCCACCGGGGTGAAGATGCACTCGGCGGTGTTCGGGGCCACGCCCCGCGCCGCCGGGGAGGCGGCCGCCCTGATGGCCGCCGGCGGCGTGCGGATCCGGGACGCCGAGGTGATGGACCTGGACGAGGACGCCGTCCGGGACGGCCGCGTCTCCGCCCGCCTGTACGGCCACGTGCGGGTGCCCGACGTCCCGGTGCGCGTCCAGCAGCGCAAGGTGGGCGGCACGGTGGCCGATCCGTCGTCGGTCGCCGGCATCGCCGCCGGCCTCGCCGAGCGCACCCGGCCGTCCGATCTGCTGGTGCTCGGGCCCGGCACCACGATGCGCGCCGTCGCGGCCGCCCTCGGCGCCCACGTCCCCCTCATGGGCGTCAACGTGGTGGCGGCCGGCGGGGCGGTCGTCGCGGCGGACGTCGCCGCCGCCGAACTGGAGGCGCTGGTGGACACGGCGCCGGCGTGGATAGCCGTGACTCCGATCGGCGGGCAGGGTTTCCTGTTCGGCAGGGGCAACCAGCAGATCTCCCCCGCCGTGCTGCGCGCCGCCGGCCGCGACCGGCTCGCCGTGGTGGCGACCGAGGCCAAGCTCGCCTCGCTCGGCGGCCGTCCCCTGCTGGTCGACACCGGCGACGAGGACCTCGACGCCGGCCTGCGCGGCCATCTGCCCGTGCTGACCGGGCACGGCCGGTTCGCCATGTATCCCGTCCGATGA
- a CDS encoding SDR family NAD(P)-dependent oxidoreductase, with product MNSLEGKTAVVTGAAGGIGRAAAELMAGLGAAVVLADVDEAGARAAEAVEAAGGRAAFVRGDVSSAADCARIVAAARDAYGGLDVLFNNAGIIRRSTVLEIGEDDWDLVMAVNVKSIMLMSRAAIPLMAAAGGGSIINTGSGWGIQGGAQAVSYCASKGAVVNMTRAMAIDHGPQNIRVNCVCPGDTDTGMLAEEARQLGAPAETFYADAADRPLGRIGRPADIAAMVAFLAGDAAAFVSGAVIPVDGAGTA from the coding sequence GTGAACTCACTCGAAGGCAAGACCGCCGTGGTCACCGGGGCGGCGGGCGGCATCGGGCGGGCCGCCGCGGAGCTGATGGCGGGGCTCGGCGCCGCGGTCGTCCTGGCCGACGTCGACGAGGCGGGGGCGCGGGCCGCGGAGGCCGTCGAGGCCGCGGGCGGCCGGGCCGCCTTCGTGCGCGGGGACGTCTCCTCCGCGGCCGACTGCGCGCGGATCGTCGCCGCCGCGCGGGACGCCTACGGCGGGCTGGACGTCCTGTTCAACAACGCGGGCATCATCCGCCGCTCCACCGTCCTGGAGATCGGCGAGGACGACTGGGACCTGGTGATGGCCGTCAACGTCAAATCGATCATGTTGATGAGCCGGGCGGCGATACCGTTGATGGCCGCCGCCGGAGGCGGCAGTATCATCAACACCGGCTCGGGCTGGGGCATCCAAGGGGGAGCGCAAGCCGTGTCCTACTGCGCTTCCAAGGGCGCCGTGGTGAACATGACCCGGGCCATGGCGATCGACCACGGGCCGCAGAACATCCGGGTCAACTGCGTGTGCCCCGGCGACACCGACACCGGCATGCTCGCCGAGGAGGCCCGCCAGCTCGGCGCCCCGGCGGAGACGTTCTACGCCGACGCGGCGGACCGCCCCCTCGGCCGGATCGGCCGGCCCGCCGACATCGCCGCGATGGTGGCGTTCCTCGCCGGCGACGCGGCCGCGTTCGTCAGCGGGGCCGTCATCCCGGTCGACGGCGCCGGAACGGCCTGA
- a CDS encoding GntR family transcriptional regulator, which produces MPIDRRPLREQIKDEILDRLGKGEFAPEQAINEMVLATDLGVSRTPLREALIGLEREGIIVSERGKGFRFAPMSAKEFDDLTTIVAALESMALELTDPAFLHAVAPRLLEEARAFSAPEAEHAVIERYDDAWHDLLLSGCPNERLMDLITSLKLTMHRYERVVVGDWEVLERSAEEHERIAERLVDSDVEGAVEALKANWQSGKDRILARLTER; this is translated from the coding sequence ATGCCGATCGACCGCCGCCCCCTTCGCGAACAGATCAAGGACGAGATCCTCGACCGGCTGGGCAAGGGCGAGTTCGCCCCGGAACAGGCGATCAACGAGATGGTGCTGGCCACGGACCTCGGCGTCAGCCGCACCCCGCTCCGCGAGGCGCTCATCGGGCTGGAGCGCGAGGGCATCATCGTCAGCGAGCGCGGCAAGGGATTCCGGTTCGCCCCGATGAGCGCCAAGGAGTTCGACGACCTCACCACGATCGTCGCCGCCCTGGAGTCGATGGCGCTGGAGCTGACCGACCCCGCCTTCCTGCACGCGGTCGCCCCCCGCCTCCTGGAGGAGGCCCGCGCGTTCTCCGCCCCCGAGGCCGAGCACGCCGTGATAGAGCGCTACGACGACGCCTGGCACGATCTCCTGCTCTCCGGCTGCCCCAACGAGCGGCTGATGGACCTCATCACCTCGCTGAAGCTCACCATGCACCGCTACGAGCGCGTCGTGGTCGGCGACTGGGAGGTGCTGGAGCGCTCGGCCGAGGAGCACGAGCGGATCGCCGAACGCCTGGTCGACTCCGACGTCGAGGGAGCCGTCGAGGCCCTGAAGGCCAACTGGCAGAGCGGCAAGGACAGGATCCTCGCGCGCCTCACCGAGCGATGA
- a CDS encoding GntR family transcriptional regulator codes for MLNLPSLGPRKSVRVQIAHALRASIVSGEMRSGVVYSAPAIAERFGVSPTPVREAMIDLAREGLVEVVRNKGFRVTELSDHELDEITDVRSLIEIPAAVRLAGAGRAAEVRALRPLAEAIVTAAEQRDVVAYIDADHRFHLALLGLAGNAQLVRLVSELRYKSRLYGVPRLAERGELEPSAREHEDLIEAVANGDAPGTEALMRHHLRHVRGIWADRPEGR; via the coding sequence ATGCTGAACCTGCCCTCGCTCGGCCCGAGGAAGAGCGTGCGGGTCCAGATCGCCCACGCGCTGCGCGCGTCGATCGTCAGCGGTGAGATGCGGTCGGGCGTCGTGTACTCCGCCCCGGCCATCGCCGAGCGGTTCGGCGTGTCCCCGACCCCCGTCCGGGAGGCCATGATCGACCTGGCCCGGGAGGGGCTGGTCGAGGTCGTCCGCAACAAGGGCTTCCGGGTCACCGAGCTGTCCGACCACGAGCTGGACGAGATCACCGACGTCCGGTCCCTGATCGAGATCCCCGCCGCCGTGCGGCTCGCGGGCGCCGGCCGGGCCGCGGAGGTCCGCGCGCTGCGGCCGCTGGCCGAGGCGATCGTGACGGCGGCCGAGCAGCGGGACGTCGTCGCCTACATCGACGCCGACCACCGCTTCCACCTCGCCCTGCTCGGGCTGGCCGGCAACGCCCAGCTCGTCCGGCTGGTGAGCGAGCTGCGCTACAAGTCCCGCCTCTACGGGGTGCCGCGGCTGGCGGAGCGGGGCGAGCTCGAACCGTCCGCACGCGAGCACGAGGACCTGATCGAGGCGGTGGCGAACGGCGACGCGCCGGGCACCGAAGCGCTGATGCGCCACCACCTCCGGCACGTCCGGGGGATCTGGGCGGACCGGCCCGAAGGCCGGTAA
- a CDS encoding ATP-binding protein, whose amino-acid sequence MPEKSQTAETEGAQLADGAFPAWPLPPGPTAAAFARSVARSVLAELDMPPAVVGDAQTIISELATNAVVHGDRDRAEVWAYLSRHPFPQLTLKVFDAAPWRGTGAAGPAGATALITGEPASDACGGRGLMLVNALTEEAGGCWGVHPTRCRLGPGPVSGKAVYFTVPLPEASAAVLSPPAPGPVPERLCELAGVRGLRARVSLGAEATVVHFGAGLWIWVKDGSLLYELPGRGVVRHPPSDAVEVVEQMVRLSEEGAAGGPAPRAPSWDLC is encoded by the coding sequence ATGCCGGAAAAGTCGCAGACAGCGGAGACAGAGGGTGCGCAACTGGCCGACGGCGCGTTCCCGGCATGGCCCTTACCGCCCGGGCCGACGGCGGCGGCGTTCGCACGCTCCGTCGCCCGGTCGGTGCTCGCCGAACTGGACATGCCCCCGGCCGTCGTGGGCGACGCGCAGACGATCATCTCCGAGCTGGCCACCAACGCCGTCGTGCACGGTGACCGGGACCGGGCCGAGGTGTGGGCGTATCTCAGCCGCCACCCCTTTCCCCAGCTCACCCTCAAGGTGTTCGACGCCGCCCCCTGGCGGGGGACCGGCGCCGCCGGCCCCGCGGGCGCCACCGCGCTGATCACCGGGGAGCCCGCCTCCGACGCCTGCGGCGGCCGCGGGCTGATGCTCGTGAACGCGCTGACCGAGGAGGCCGGCGGATGCTGGGGCGTCCACCCCACCCGCTGCAGGCTCGGCCCGGGCCCGGTGTCCGGCAAGGCCGTCTACTTCACGGTCCCGCTGCCGGAGGCGTCCGCGGCCGTCCTGTCCCCGCCGGCGCCGGGCCCGGTGCCCGAACGGCTGTGCGAGCTCGCGGGCGTGCGCGGGCTGCGGGCCCGCGTCTCGCTCGGCGCGGAGGCGACGGTGGTGCACTTCGGGGCCGGGCTGTGGATCTGGGTGAAGGACGGGTCCCTGCTGTACGAGCTGCCGGGACGCGGCGTCGTCCGGCACCCGCCGTCGGACGCGGTCGAGGTCGTCGAGCAGATGGTCCGGCTGAGCGAGGAGGGCGCGGCCGGCGGCCCCGCCCCTCGCGCGCCGTCATGGGACCTGTGCTGA
- a CDS encoding LysR family transcriptional regulator, translating into MDLDISHLRMVCAMAETGSVTRAAARMGMSQPAMSNQLRRVEEIVGGALFTRSRSGLEPTPLGGQVISRARTILSEMDTLFGDLRGPRSPQETLGLGCVHLACVGSIVARVGEALPGREVSLRIEPSSALLGDALARGHLDAALIGLMEGFDIPLAAPVVSRTLVPRYPIFVTLSENHPLAGRDEIDLFDLRDEAWIAPPGADDGSLSSLRASCRSAGFEPIVRYEAPSGAACPLVAAGHGVRMVDPSWPPHPGTVVRPLAGEPQVARLIVAWRRDRLGEEEAAALYRGLAAAYLEHTGSHPTFEAWWHAHPQVHPLL; encoded by the coding sequence ATGGATCTCGACATCAGTCACCTTCGCATGGTGTGCGCGATGGCGGAGACCGGGAGCGTCACCCGGGCGGCGGCCCGGATGGGGATGTCCCAGCCCGCAATGTCGAACCAGCTCCGCCGGGTCGAGGAGATCGTCGGCGGGGCGCTGTTCACCCGCAGCCGGTCCGGCCTGGAGCCGACGCCGCTCGGCGGCCAGGTCATCAGCCGGGCGCGGACGATCCTGTCCGAGATGGACACGCTGTTCGGCGACCTGCGCGGACCGCGGAGCCCGCAGGAGACCCTCGGCCTCGGATGCGTCCACCTCGCCTGCGTCGGGAGCATCGTCGCGCGGGTGGGCGAGGCCCTTCCCGGCCGCGAGGTCTCGCTGCGCATCGAGCCCTCCTCCGCCCTGCTGGGCGACGCCCTCGCCCGCGGCCATCTCGACGCCGCGCTGATCGGGCTCATGGAGGGCTTCGACATCCCCCTGGCGGCGCCCGTGGTCAGCCGCACCCTGGTGCCGCGCTACCCGATCTTCGTCACCCTCTCCGAGAACCACCCGCTCGCCGGCAGGGACGAGATCGACCTGTTCGACCTGCGGGACGAGGCGTGGATCGCCCCGCCGGGCGCCGACGACGGCTCGCTGTCCTCCCTGCGGGCCTCGTGCCGCTCCGCCGGATTCGAGCCCATCGTGCGCTACGAGGCGCCGAGCGGGGCGGCGTGCCCGCTCGTCGCGGCGGGGCACGGCGTCCGGATGGTGGACCCGTCCTGGCCGCCGCATCCCGGCACGGTCGTGCGGCCCCTGGCCGGAGAGCCGCAGGTCGCCCGGCTCATCGTCGCCTGGCGGCGTGACCGCCTGGGCGAGGAGGAGGCCGCGGCCCTCTACCGGGGGCTGGCGGCCGCCTACCTGGAGCACACCGGCAGCCATCCGACCTTCGAGGCCTGGTGGCACGCCCATCCCCAGGTGCACCCGCTGCTGTGA
- a CDS encoding GntR family transcriptional regulator has product MDPVADAMVGLPDLGGQSSLRGQVAEALRRALATGSLRSGVVYSAPTLADEFGISPTPVREAMIDLVRDGLFEAVRNRGFRVVRPSARDLAELTEIRELVEVPAVVRLAGAVPEATRPRLRALAEEALAAAREGDPIGFLDADHRFHSELLELTGNRTLVRTILDLRGRSQMHGLARPAAAETLVASAEEHLGLLDALVAGDAEKARELMTRHLDHVRGDHR; this is encoded by the coding sequence ATGGATCCGGTGGCCGATGCCATGGTCGGGCTGCCTGACCTCGGCGGCCAGAGCAGTCTGCGCGGCCAGGTGGCCGAGGCGCTGCGCAGGGCGCTGGCGACGGGCTCGCTGCGGTCGGGCGTCGTGTACTCCGCCCCGACCCTCGCGGACGAGTTCGGGATCTCCCCCACCCCGGTCCGCGAAGCCATGATCGACCTGGTGCGGGACGGCCTGTTCGAGGCCGTGCGCAACCGGGGCTTCCGGGTCGTGCGCCCCTCGGCCCGCGACCTCGCCGAACTCACCGAGATCAGAGAGCTGGTCGAGGTCCCCGCCGTCGTGCGGCTGGCCGGCGCCGTTCCCGAGGCGACCCGCCCGCGCCTGCGCGCCCTCGCCGAGGAGGCGCTCGCGGCGGCGCGGGAAGGCGACCCGATCGGCTTCCTCGACGCCGACCACCGCTTCCACTCCGAACTGCTCGAACTCACCGGCAACCGGACGCTGGTCAGGACGATCCTGGACCTGCGCGGCCGCTCGCAGATGCACGGCCTCGCCCGTCCGGCCGCGGCCGAGACGCTGGTGGCGTCGGCGGAGGAGCACCTCGGGCTGCTGGACGCGCTCGTCGCCGGGGACGCCGAGAAGGCGCGGGAGCTCATGACGCGCCACCTCGACCACGTACGGGGCGACCACCGCTGA
- a CDS encoding S1 family peptidase has product MVRPKRRRVAAAVAVATALTAASLAAPARADAPGDRGAAPAPSPNPRSQTQIQQEAKETLVKQIAKDHGVSASEAGRRADRQPAQFSLAARLGKDLGAAYGGAWIDQAHGGELTVGVTGTGASAKVRSKAQSAGLSATRTKKVRYGFGHLQQVSASLAKRVADANKGAESGLQTGIVTSGNAVRLSSLKGAALTPAQRDVIGWARRTFGGAVQVSTYAHKSVPRYCYDDYACDPPLRSGLAIFTGGARCTSAFMTYSGSRYYMLTAGHCAELGYYWDVSTYSYGYQNVGGAVDYTFGWYGDYAAVSVDDPGWWRPRGWVLPQTSVYGSESDYVGGYVCKQGSTTGYTCGSITEVDATVSYPNRTLSGMTWSTACDGPGDSGSGVFYGNYAHGILSGGPNSGCGMIHEPIGRALSGLGVTLLRG; this is encoded by the coding sequence ATGGTCCGCCCGAAACGCAGAAGGGTCGCCGCGGCAGTCGCCGTGGCCACCGCCCTGACCGCGGCCTCACTGGCGGCGCCGGCCCGTGCCGACGCTCCCGGTGACCGTGGCGCGGCCCCCGCCCCCTCCCCGAACCCCAGGTCCCAGACCCAGATCCAGCAGGAGGCCAAGGAGACACTCGTCAAGCAGATCGCCAAGGACCACGGCGTCTCGGCGTCCGAGGCGGGCCGCCGAGCCGACCGGCAACCCGCGCAGTTCTCCCTGGCCGCCCGGCTCGGCAAGGACCTCGGCGCCGCTTACGGCGGCGCCTGGATCGACCAGGCGCACGGCGGCGAGCTCACCGTCGGCGTCACGGGCACCGGCGCGTCGGCCAAGGTGCGGTCGAAGGCGCAGAGCGCCGGGCTGAGCGCCACCAGGACGAAGAAGGTCCGGTACGGCTTCGGTCATCTCCAGCAGGTGTCCGCGTCGCTGGCCAAGCGCGTCGCCGACGCCAACAAGGGGGCCGAGAGCGGCCTGCAGACCGGCATCGTCACGTCCGGCAACGCGGTGAGGCTGAGCAGCCTCAAGGGCGCCGCGCTCACCCCGGCCCAGCGCGACGTCATCGGCTGGGCGCGGCGCACGTTCGGCGGCGCCGTCCAGGTGTCGACCTACGCCCACAAGTCGGTGCCCCGGTACTGCTACGACGACTACGCCTGCGACCCGCCACTGCGGTCCGGCCTGGCCATCTTCACCGGCGGGGCGCGCTGCACCAGCGCGTTCATGACGTACTCGGGCAGCCGGTACTACATGCTCACCGCCGGCCACTGCGCCGAACTCGGCTACTACTGGGACGTGTCGACCTACAGCTACGGCTACCAGAACGTCGGCGGCGCCGTGGACTACACCTTCGGCTGGTACGGCGACTACGCCGCGGTATCGGTCGACGATCCGGGCTGGTGGCGGCCCAGGGGCTGGGTCCTCCCCCAGACCTCCGTCTACGGAAGCGAAAGCGACTACGTCGGCGGATACGTCTGCAAGCAGGGCTCGACCACCGGCTACACCTGCGGGTCGATCACCGAGGTCGACGCCACCGTCTCCTACCCCAACCGGACGCTGTCCGGCATGACCTGGAGCACCGCGTGTGACGGTCCGGGCGACAGCGGCAGCGGCGTCTTCTACGGCAACTACGCCCACGGCATCCTGAGCGGCGGCCCGAACTCGGGGTGCGGAATGATCCACGAACCCATCGGCCGGGCCCTGTCCGGCCTGGGGGTGACCCTGCTCAGGGGCTGA